Proteins encoded together in one Impatiens glandulifera chromosome 1, dImpGla2.1, whole genome shotgun sequence window:
- the LOC124924211 gene encoding uncharacterized protein LOC124924211, with product MNDELTALKNNNTWDLVPLLNEKKAIGCRWVYKTKLNPNRTVEKYKASLVAKGYNQKSGIDFHESFSPVAKTVTVRLFLALTSVNNWFFLHEETMSQQEYRTCEKAPEIEGAIEFRRCGWEAIWWRSDLSRDYVRIYDKDEAVVLVRSHEAMIQWIGSSSADTSTSPRASSQDDNEENDRVRVEDEILEQPISNLEDEVVQVDNEENVRVRVEDEILEQTISNLEDEVVQVDNE from the exons ATGAATGATGAACTAACtgctttaaaaaataataatacatgggATTTAGTCCCACTTCTAAATGAAAAGAAAGCTATTGGTTGCAGGTGGGTTTACAAAACAAAGTTGAATCCGAATAGAACAGTGGAAAAATACAAAGCGAGTCTAGTTGCAAAGGGTTACAACCAAAAGAGTGGAATTGATTTTCATGAAAGCTTCTCTCCCGTTGCCAAAACTGTTACGGTAAGACTATTTCTTGCTTTAACTTCAGTTAATAACTG GTTCTTCCTCCACGAGGAGACGATGTCCCAACAAGAATATCGAACTTGCGAGAAGGCCCCGGAGATTGAGGGTGCCATTGAGTTTCGGAGATGTGGATGGGAGGCCATATG GTGGCGCTCTGATTTGAGTCGAGACTACGTCCGGATTTATGACAAAGATGAGGCAGTTGTACTTGTGCGTTCCCACGAGGCTATGATCCAGTGGATTGGAAGTTCATCTGCAGACACTAGTACTTCCCCAAGAGCTTCAAG TCAAGAtgataatgaagaaaatgatagaGTAAGAGTAGAAGATGAAATATTGGAACAGCCTATTAGTAATCTTGAGGATGAAGTGGTCCAAGTGgataatgaagaaaatgttaGAGTGAGAGTAGAAGATGAAATATTGGAACAAACTATTAGTAATCTTGAGGATGAAGTGGTCCAAGtggataatgaataa